Proteins encoded together in one Ignavibacteria bacterium window:
- a CDS encoding T9SS type A sorting domain-containing protein translates to MKKLFIVLIVFAAMNANAQWVSYTLPYSGIPFTLGFYDLNRGVSFGHSISPFNEYIFYTTNSGLSWIQAAYPVELRAIADVQYINENIIYACGAETVAFSSNTKTENDFLSFPKNIRDRLLIEGRTEFFSEYKSAFIKSTNGGQNWQRASQFDTTTGYIIDIHFFNVNTGYALIDSGSSYNSKFCKTTNGGANWQFISSVGSPAEVERMIFLDMNTGIAKGFYSGGHIYKTTNAGLNWSNTYMPTQIDGITFFNSTTGIAIGITNDGASNNVYKTTNAGDNWNIINTFTGPKLYNNLVSLPNTGTAFAIGNNIDTVMFLPGKITTLKTTNWGLNWVSAEFEPKLMAYGLALVDSDNFFIGAGDIMQAQILKSTNGGNVFVNQIGTNLPSSFSLSQNYPNPFNPKTVISFQLPRHGGSSTSDVIIKVYDVQGREVETLVNERLQAGTYQTQWDAAAFPSGVYFYRIQAGDFRETKRMMLIK, encoded by the coding sequence ATGAAAAAATTATTTATTGTTTTAATAGTGTTCGCTGCGATGAATGCGAATGCTCAATGGGTATCATATACTCTTCCTTATTCGGGAATTCCCTTTACTTTAGGGTTTTATGATTTAAACAGAGGTGTTTCATTTGGCCACAGTATTTCACCGTTCAATGAATATATTTTTTACACAACAAACTCGGGTTTGAGCTGGATTCAAGCAGCTTATCCGGTCGAATTGAGAGCCATTGCTGATGTACAATATATTAATGAAAATATTATATATGCCTGTGGGGCTGAGACTGTAGCTTTTAGCAGTAATACAAAAACGGAAAATGATTTTCTGTCTTTTCCCAAGAACATCAGAGATAGATTATTAATAGAAGGAAGAACAGAATTTTTTTCGGAATACAAGTCAGCGTTCATAAAATCTACAAATGGCGGTCAAAACTGGCAAAGAGCAAGTCAGTTTGATACTACAACAGGTTATATAATTGACATACATTTTTTTAATGTAAATACAGGTTATGCTTTAATTGATTCCGGTTCTTCTTATAATTCAAAATTCTGTAAAACAACAAACGGCGGAGCAAACTGGCAGTTTATAAGTTCAGTTGGATCGCCGGCAGAAGTTGAAAGAATGATATTTCTCGATATGAATACCGGCATTGCCAAAGGTTTTTACAGCGGAGGGCATATTTATAAAACCACAAATGCAGGTTTAAACTGGAGTAATACATACATGCCGACTCAGATTGATGGTATAACATTTTTTAATTCGACAACAGGTATAGCAATAGGAATAACAAATGATGGTGCTTCCAATAATGTGTATAAAACAACAAATGCAGGTGACAATTGGAATATCATTAATACTTTTACAGGTCCGAAACTTTATAATAACTTAGTATCGTTACCAAATACCGGGACAGCGTTTGCAATTGGTAATAATATAGATACCGTTATGTTTCTTCCGGGAAAAATTACTACATTAAAAACTACTAATTGGGGATTGAACTGGGTGTCGGCAGAATTTGAACCAAAGCTTATGGCTTATGGATTGGCATTAGTGGATTCTGATAATTTTTTTATCGGAGCCGGAGATATAATGCAGGCTCAAATTTTGAAATCAACAAACGGTGGGAATGTATTCGTAAATCAGATTGGTACAAATCTGCCTTCGTCGTTTTCTTTGTCACAGAACTATCCAAATCCGTTTAATCCAAAGACAGTTATTAGTTTTCAGCTGCCCCGCCACGGCGGGTCTTCGACAAGTGATGTGATAATAAAGGTTTATGATGTGCAAGGAAGAGAGGTGGAAACGCTTGTGAATGAGAGGCTTCAGGCAGGAACATATCAAACGCAATGGGATGCTGCTGCTTTTCCAAGCGGAGTGTATTTTTACAGAATTCAGGCAGGGGATTTTAGAGAGACGAAGAGGATGATGTTAATTAAATAA
- a CDS encoding PPC domain-containing protein, translated as MFSKKAAARNIVIVFALIIAFLLGGCEEPTSTEDKGGNNPNPVINFNSAVSVNFGTSLKGYITTKGGYGVYRFTNKRGGVIEIKVDTVPGNLNLTLDFYDSQKNWLYGNYGTWGQTVNINAVCPPGTYYAVVKDGDGDETSEQPFSFILNLDSTDIYEYNNTLATARTIGIDLEVQAKIKPENDEDAFQFYSPKDGIVNFTLSNVPVNIDLVSDLYDYQNNYIGGITGGMGESYSFGSLLFAGTYFIKFKDGFTDAYSNDFYKIKMNLDTSDFWEINNTFGYAKDIGLNQNVSGKIKPVADVDMFKLQIPTAGQMQVAVTQVPSEITMVVELYDSMQVKVANAIGLSNGQPVTLFYNTTRPWMYYVRLSDEYNNDVSDSYFNFKVVK; from the coding sequence ATGTTTAGCAAAAAAGCAGCTGCAAGGAATATCGTTATTGTTTTTGCATTAATCATTGCATTCTTGCTCGGTGGATGTGAAGAGCCTACATCAACAGAGGATAAAGGCGGAAACAATCCAAATCCCGTAATAAATTTTAACAGTGCTGTTAGCGTTAATTTCGGAACATCTTTGAAAGGGTACATAACCACAAAAGGCGGTTACGGTGTTTACAGGTTTACGAACAAAAGGGGCGGTGTTATAGAGATAAAAGTTGACACAGTTCCGGGTAATCTTAACCTGACACTTGATTTTTATGACTCTCAGAAGAACTGGCTTTACGGAAACTACGGGACGTGGGGGCAAACCGTGAATATTAATGCAGTCTGCCCGCCGGGTACTTATTACGCGGTTGTAAAAGACGGTGATGGAGATGAAACAAGCGAGCAGCCTTTCAGTTTCATACTGAATTTAGATTCAACGGATATATATGAATATAACAACACTCTCGCAACTGCAAGAACGATAGGGATTGACTTAGAGGTTCAGGCGAAAATCAAACCTGAAAATGATGAAGATGCATTTCAGTTCTACTCTCCGAAAGACGGAATAGTTAATTTTACACTGAGCAACGTACCTGTTAATATTGATTTGGTTTCAGACCTTTACGATTATCAGAACAATTACATAGGCGGAATTACAGGTGGAATGGGCGAAAGCTATTCATTCGGTTCATTGCTGTTTGCGGGGACGTATTTCATAAAGTTCAAAGACGGATTTACTGACGCATACAGCAACGATTTTTATAAGATTAAAATGAATCTTGATACATCTGACTTTTGGGAAATAAACAATACATTCGGTTATGCAAAAGATATTGGACTTAATCAGAATGTTTCGGGAAAAATAAAACCCGTTGCTGATGTTGATATGTTTAAACTGCAAATTCCTACAGCGGGACAGATGCAGGTGGCAGTAACACAGGTACCTTCTGAAATTACGATGGTTGTGGAACTATACGACAGTATGCAGGTGAAAGTAGCGAATGCAATCGGTCTTTCAAACGGACAGCCTGTTACACTTTTTTATAACACGACAAGACCCTGGATGTATTACGTAAGGCTTTCGGATGAATACAATAACGACGTGAGTGACAGCTACTTCAATTTCAAGGTGGTTAAATAG
- the fahA gene encoding fumarylacetoacetase translates to MKSIIEYSKDTHFPIENIPFGVARINGESRIVTAIGDYVLDLKLLEEEGFFIHTLLKGNRVFLSKTLNEFMSCGKPVWTNVRNRIQEILSLENSELRDNESLRKRCFHKINDVEMVLPVSIGDYTDFYSSREHATNVGVMFRGKDNALMPNWLHIPIAYHGRSSSIIVSGENIHRPKGQTRPNPDAPPVFGPCKNMDFELEMGFFVGTGNKLGDSIPVEKAEDHIFGMVVVNDWSARDIQTWEYQPLGPFLAKNFATSISPWVVTLDALKPFRTEGPVPEKELLPYLQTKGNPTYDINLEVKLQSSKMTEPVTITKSNYKYLYYNMSQHLAHNTVNGCNTLTGDMMASGTISGPDKDSRGSMLEITWRGTEPLKLPSGEVRKFIEDGDTVIMTAFCKGNDFTVGFGEVKSKLLPAR, encoded by the coding sequence ATGAAATCCATTATTGAATACAGCAAAGATACACACTTTCCAATAGAAAATATTCCTTTTGGTGTTGCGAGAATAAACGGCGAATCTAGGATTGTTACTGCAATCGGTGACTATGTGCTTGACCTTAAACTGCTTGAAGAAGAAGGATTCTTTATACATACACTTTTAAAAGGCAATAGAGTATTTCTTTCTAAAACTCTCAATGAGTTTATGTCGTGCGGAAAGCCTGTATGGACAAACGTAAGAAACAGAATTCAGGAAATTCTTAGTTTGGAAAATTCTGAGCTTCGTGATAATGAATCACTTAGAAAAAGGTGCTTTCATAAAATCAATGATGTTGAGATGGTTTTGCCTGTAAGCATTGGAGACTACACAGACTTCTATTCATCTCGTGAGCATGCTACAAACGTCGGAGTTATGTTCAGAGGAAAAGATAATGCATTAATGCCAAACTGGCTTCATATTCCGATTGCTTACCACGGAAGGTCGAGTTCAATAATAGTAAGCGGTGAGAACATTCACCGGCCTAAAGGACAAACCAGGCCTAATCCTGATGCACCGCCTGTTTTTGGACCGTGCAAGAACATGGACTTTGAACTTGAGATGGGTTTCTTCGTCGGAACCGGTAATAAACTTGGAGATAGTATTCCTGTTGAAAAAGCTGAAGACCATATATTCGGAATGGTTGTTGTAAACGACTGGAGCGCAAGAGACATACAAACATGGGAATACCAGCCGCTTGGTCCATTCCTTGCAAAAAACTTTGCTACTTCAATTTCGCCTTGGGTTGTAACTCTTGATGCACTGAAACCTTTCAGAACTGAAGGTCCGGTACCTGAGAAAGAACTCCTGCCCTATCTTCAGACGAAGGGTAATCCGACTTATGATATTAATCTTGAAGTTAAACTGCAAAGCAGTAAAATGACTGAACCGGTTACCATAACAAAATCAAACTACAAATATCTTTACTATAACATGAGCCAGCATCTTGCACATAATACAGTAAATGGATGCAATACACTTACGGGCGACATGATGGCATCGGGAACAATAAGCGGACCGGACAAGGATTCAAGAGGTTCAATGCTTGAAATTACATGGAGAGGTACAGAACCCCTCAAACTGCCTTCAGGCGAAGTAAGAAAGTTCATTGAGGATGGTGATACAGTTATTATGACTGCATTTTGTAAAGGAAACGATTTCACTGTCGGTTTCGGAGAAGTAAAATCTAAGCTCCTTCCTGCAAGATAA
- a CDS encoding phosphoribosylanthranilate isomerase, producing the protein MRIRVKVCCISSVDEANTVIATGVDAIGLVGNMPSGPGVISDELIKNIAYSVPEGVDTFLLTCETSAKKIVEHHSRTLTNTIQLVDELKEGTYFDIRSSLPSVKLVQVIHVLDDKSVDDAVRISESVDALLLDSGNPSLEVKELGGTGRTHNWYLSRKIVERSSVPVYLAGGLNVNNIQRAVEVVQPYGVDLCSGVRTNGKLDKKKLQQFLSKVWQ; encoded by the coding sequence ATGAGAATAAGAGTTAAAGTATGCTGCATAAGTTCTGTAGATGAAGCGAACACAGTTATTGCAACAGGTGTTGATGCAATCGGTCTTGTCGGGAATATGCCCAGCGGACCCGGTGTCATTTCTGATGAATTAATAAAAAATATTGCCTACTCCGTTCCTGAAGGTGTTGATACATTTTTGCTTACCTGTGAAACATCAGCAAAGAAAATCGTAGAGCATCATAGTCGAACACTCACAAATACAATTCAACTCGTTGATGAATTAAAAGAAGGTACTTATTTTGATATTCGTTCATCGCTGCCTTCTGTTAAATTAGTTCAGGTCATACATGTGCTTGATGATAAATCGGTTGATGATGCCGTTCGGATTTCAGAATCCGTTGATGCATTGCTCCTCGATAGCGGTAATCCTTCTCTTGAAGTAAAAGAACTCGGAGGTACAGGCCGCACTCATAATTGGTATCTTAGCAGAAAGATTGTTGAACGCTCAAGTGTTCCTGTGTATCTTGCAGGCGGACTTAATGTTAATAATATTCAAAGAGCTGTCGAAGTAGTTCAGCCTTATGGTGTTGACCTTTGCAGCGGTGTTAGAACAAATGGTAAACTGGATAAAAAGAAACTGCAACAATTTCTATCTAAAGTTTGGCAATAA
- a CDS encoding DNA methyltransferase, producing the protein MSTEREYFSIKEASKWATDHLGKTVTTSNISYLVQYGLIKKYGDNGNAQISVNELQEYYKSYNGNRESDWKQKLGDDLNWELSFQQFKEAETTKHVHRLHPYKGKFIPQLVEYFIDDHTDKFKKEVYFKKGDIILDPFAGSGTTLVQSSESGMHAIGIDISAFNSLISNCKVSRFNLKDVQIELNKITDVLKSYLNNSHIIEFDNELLEELSIFNSKYFPVPDYKYKLRRNEIDEDKYGSEKEELFLKVYNNLLNKYKIEVTQRNTKTFLDKWYLKSVREEIEVVFNEIKKINNLQTKKLVSIILSRTIRSCRATTHADLATLKGPISSTYYCGKHGKVCKPLFSILKWWESYSNDTIKRIKQFEKLKTNTYQYCLTGDSRTINIFEELTQKYESFGNLASNQKIKGIFSSPPYVGLIDYHEQHAYAYDLFGFDRKDELEIGPLFKGQGKEAKESYVNGISEVLINCKKYLAEDFYIFLVANDKYNLYPTIAEKSGLKIVNQFKRPVINRTEKVKGAYSEIIFHLKNK; encoded by the coding sequence ATGAGCACGGAAAGAGAATATTTCTCAATTAAAGAAGCTAGTAAATGGGCTACAGACCATTTAGGCAAAACTGTAACCACTTCCAACATATCCTATCTTGTGCAATATGGTTTGATTAAAAAATATGGTGATAATGGTAATGCACAAATTTCCGTAAACGAACTACAAGAATATTATAAATCTTACAATGGAAACCGCGAATCAGATTGGAAACAAAAGCTTGGAGATGATTTAAACTGGGAATTATCTTTCCAGCAATTCAAAGAAGCAGAAACGACAAAGCACGTTCATAGATTGCATCCATACAAAGGTAAATTTATTCCTCAATTAGTTGAATATTTTATTGACGACCACACGGATAAATTTAAAAAGGAAGTATATTTTAAAAAAGGTGATATAATTCTCGACCCATTTGCCGGAAGCGGAACAACACTCGTTCAATCTTCGGAATCCGGAATGCATGCAATAGGGATAGATATATCTGCCTTTAATTCTCTTATTAGTAATTGTAAAGTATCGAGATTTAATCTAAAAGATGTTCAAATAGAGCTTAACAAAATTACAGATGTTCTAAAATCGTATTTAAATAATTCACATATTATAGAATTTGATAATGAATTATTGGAAGAATTGTCAATATTCAATTCGAAATATTTCCCAGTTCCTGATTATAAGTACAAACTTAGAAGAAACGAAATAGATGAAGATAAATATGGTTCGGAAAAGGAAGAATTATTTCTGAAAGTTTATAACAATCTTCTTAATAAATATAAAATTGAAGTAACACAAAGAAACACGAAGACATTTCTAGATAAATGGTATCTAAAAAGTGTAAGAGAAGAAATAGAGGTTGTCTTCAATGAAATTAAAAAGATTAATAACTTACAAACGAAAAAACTTGTAAGTATAATATTAAGCAGAACAATCCGTTCATGTAGAGCAACAACACACGCCGATTTAGCCACACTAAAAGGACCAATCTCTTCTACATATTATTGTGGAAAACACGGCAAAGTTTGTAAACCATTATTCTCTATATTAAAATGGTGGGAATCTTACTCTAACGATACTATTAAAAGAATAAAACAATTTGAGAAACTTAAAACTAATACTTATCAATATTGTTTAACAGGTGATAGCAGAACAATTAATATATTTGAGGAGCTTACCCAAAAATATGAATCCTTTGGCAATCTCGCAAGCAATCAAAAAATTAAAGGAATATTTTCGAGTCCTCCATACGTAGGTTTAATTGACTATCACGAACAGCATGCTTATGCATACGATTTATTTGGTTTCGATAGAAAAGATGAACTTGAAATAGGTCCACTATTTAAAGGGCAGGGAAAAGAAGCAAAAGAAAGTTATGTAAATGGTATATCCGAAGTGTTGATAAATTGCAAGAAATATCTTGCAGAAGATTTCTATATATTTCTTGTAGCCAACGACAAATATAATCTTTACCCAACAATTGCAGAAAAATCAGGATTAAAAATAGTAAACCAATTCAAACGCCCTGTTATTAATCGTACTGAAAAGGTTAAAGGGGCATATTCGGAAATTATTTTCCACTTAAAGAACAAGTAA
- a CDS encoding T9SS type A sorting domain-containing protein, whose translation MKSIKIVFIVLLFFFTVNELYAQFSNAEKIFLRARYKIVLNDDAFAGVRADGMPNTYGLPSVKDFVKKYKTVREKSTNSVTATFTDIGARTIYDLCSNGSPVNVWQDPSNPDYVHAVFVHSPPGDPSFTVRKSKYYLSTDRGYSWSFLADVPNVRSGYPSLDGFSDGTALIVNHSADGGGTTRAQAYKDLAPGIGSFTRLDAPGNDGYIWPRVISTKSLILTNKFVFIASHEIPYITRYNVNTDINFTPGTWLGWTTIISDQAETYALGRGTDGRIGLVYKNDDESNPSSYADVWFMESTNDGTSFSTPLKIFDANFSTDSLGMLRGISIVYRGNSPSVVFETVKQTQDGSFFPNSTANIRFWSNTLPGSDPNRSVVLADTNTVGFHPYIGVNDVMASICRPNIGVSANGNVLFVSFSVPSEELGGTVDTTVFMDIWLAASPNGGLNWPVLEKINPTSPRKDWRYVSMSKWNDVSGSNYYCNMVALRGHIPGSYVNGVENGESNEEFWSIRALVYIGPLPPPPPNLLTPANNSIYISQTPILDWSDISGATYNLQVSTNSGFTNNLVNLSGLTSSQYQIPNGLLQLNTTYYWHVSSSNSNGTGIYSESFNFTTLGVPNAPALLNPPNGSIGQILTPTLNWTEVTGAETYGMQVSTDIGFSTTVINLYGLTASQYQITSGVLQYGTLYYWRVNAENMYGIGSWSTPWNFSTQGSLIGPVLNSPANGSSILSFVPVLDWGDLSGATSYIVQVSLNNNFSSFVVNQSGLVSSSYQIPAGTLNGNTTYFWRARGVTEAGNGDWSAVWSFRVVSIPPQPVLVSPLNNATNQSPTPFMDWDSLAAANNYRLQISADSLFGAIVFDTTGIIPSRLQLRPNILGWNQKYYWRVNANNLAGTGPWSIVWNFNVHPNSVLLSSSEIPKEYKIFNNYPNPFNPTTKIRFDLPKSSEVKITVFDVTGKEASVLVNERLQAGTYQTQWNAAAFPSGVYFYRIQVRHSGSSTGDFSETKRMMLIK comes from the coding sequence ATGAAAAGCATAAAGATAGTATTTATTGTCCTTTTATTTTTCTTCACTGTAAATGAACTATACGCCCAATTCTCGAATGCCGAAAAAATTTTTTTACGGGCCAGGTATAAGATTGTTTTGAATGATGATGCCTTTGCCGGAGTACGGGCTGACGGAATGCCTAATACATACGGATTACCCTCGGTAAAGGATTTCGTGAAGAAATATAAGACAGTAAGGGAAAAGTCAACAAATTCTGTAACAGCAACATTTACAGACATAGGTGCAAGAACAATTTATGATTTGTGTTCAAACGGTTCTCCCGTTAATGTATGGCAGGATCCTTCGAATCCGGATTATGTTCACGCTGTATTTGTTCATAGTCCTCCGGGAGATCCTTCATTTACTGTCAGGAAATCAAAATATTATTTATCAACGGATAGGGGCTATTCATGGTCGTTTCTTGCTGATGTACCAAATGTCAGAAGTGGATACCCCTCGTTAGACGGATTTTCAGACGGTACAGCATTGATAGTCAATCACAGTGCTGACGGGGGAGGAACAACAAGGGCACAGGCGTATAAGGATTTAGCACCCGGCATCGGTTCTTTTACAAGGCTTGATGCACCCGGTAACGATGGTTATATCTGGCCGAGGGTTATTTCTACAAAAAGTTTAATCCTTACTAATAAATTTGTTTTTATAGCATCTCATGAAATACCGTATATAACCAGGTATAATGTTAACACAGATATAAATTTTACACCCGGCACATGGTTAGGCTGGACGACGATCATCTCAGATCAGGCAGAAACATACGCTCTTGGAAGAGGCACAGACGGCAGAATTGGTCTTGTTTATAAGAATGATGACGAATCTAATCCTTCAAGTTACGCGGATGTATGGTTTATGGAATCAACAAACGACGGTACATCTTTCAGTACGCCCTTGAAAATTTTTGATGCTAACTTTTCAACGGATTCACTTGGTATGCTAAGAGGGATAAGCATCGTTTACAGAGGTAATTCACCCTCAGTCGTATTTGAAACTGTAAAGCAGACGCAAGATGGCTCATTCTTTCCCAATTCAACGGCTAATATAAGGTTCTGGTCAAATACGCTTCCCGGGTCAGACCCAAACAGAAGTGTTGTTTTGGCTGATACAAACACAGTCGGATTTCATCCATACATCGGCGTTAACGATGTAATGGCATCTATATGCAGACCTAATATTGGTGTATCTGCAAACGGAAATGTACTGTTTGTTTCATTCTCTGTTCCCTCTGAAGAACTCGGAGGTACGGTTGATACTACTGTGTTTATGGATATATGGCTTGCTGCTTCGCCTAACGGTGGTTTGAATTGGCCTGTACTCGAAAAAATAAACCCGACTTCCCCAAGAAAAGACTGGAGATATGTAAGTATGTCGAAATGGAATGACGTAAGCGGCTCAAACTATTACTGCAACATGGTTGCACTAAGAGGACATATTCCGGGTTCTTATGTGAACGGTGTAGAAAACGGAGAATCAAATGAAGAATTCTGGTCAATAAGAGCATTAGTATACATCGGACCACTTCCTCCACCTCCGCCAAACCTATTGACACCGGCAAATAACTCTATTTATATATCTCAAACTCCAATTCTTGACTGGTCAGATATAAGCGGTGCCACATACAACTTGCAGGTTTCCACGAATTCTGGCTTTACGAATAATCTTGTCAACTTAAGCGGGCTAACAAGTTCTCAATATCAGATACCGAACGGATTACTTCAATTAAATACAACCTATTACTGGCATGTCAGCAGCTCAAATTCAAACGGAACGGGTATATACTCAGAATCATTTAACTTTACAACTTTAGGTGTACCTAATGCTCCGGCATTACTGAACCCTCCAAATGGTTCGATCGGGCAGATACTTACACCAACATTGAACTGGACTGAAGTTACTGGTGCAGAAACGTACGGCATGCAGGTATCAACTGATATTGGTTTTTCGACGACAGTAATTAATTTATACGGTTTGACTGCTTCGCAATATCAGATTACATCAGGTGTTTTGCAGTATGGCACGCTTTATTACTGGAGAGTAAATGCAGAAAATATGTACGGAATCGGATCATGGAGTACACCATGGAATTTTTCTACTCAGGGATCGCTTATCGGTCCGGTATTAAACAGTCCTGCAAACGGCTCAAGCATTTTATCATTCGTACCGGTTCTTGACTGGGGTGACTTATCAGGAGCTACATCATATATAGTTCAGGTATCATTAAACAACAATTTTTCTTCTTTTGTTGTCAATCAAAGCGGTTTAGTCAGTTCAAGTTATCAGATTCCTGCAGGAACACTAAACGGAAACACTACTTATTTCTGGAGAGCAAGGGGTGTAACTGAAGCAGGCAACGGCGACTGGTCTGCAGTGTGGTCGTTTAGAGTAGTATCAATTCCTCCACAGCCAGTACTCGTATCTCCGTTAAATAATGCGACAAATCAATCTCCGACACCGTTTATGGATTGGGACAGTCTAGCGGCTGCCAACAATTACAGACTTCAGATATCGGCAGATTCATTATTTGGTGCAATAGTATTTGATACTACGGGTATAATACCGTCAAGGCTGCAGTTGAGGCCAAACATTCTCGGATGGAATCAAAAATATTACTGGCGTGTGAATGCGAATAACTTAGCAGGCACAGGACCATGGTCTATAGTGTGGAATTTTAATGTACATCCGAATTCTGTTTTACTATCAAGCAGTGAAATTCCAAAAGAATACAAGATATTTAATAATTATCCAAATCCGTTTAATCCGACGACGAAGATTAGGTTTGACTTGCCGAAGAGTTCGGAAGTGAAGATTACTGTTTTTGATGTAACAGGAAAAGAGGCATCTGTGCTTGTGAATGAGAGGCTTCAGGCGGGGACATATCAAACGCAATGGAATGCTGCTGCCTTTCCAAGCGGAGTTTATTTTTACAGGATACAGGTCCGCCACAGCGGATCTTCGACGGGTGATTTTAGTGAGACGAAGAGGATGATGTTAATTAAGTAA
- a CDS encoding TdeIII family type II restriction endonuclease, with amino-acid sequence MAKTPQKISDAIKQVIQTLMDRVMDNVLNNDPFIADEHRAKKPLYAALVPDEIFKGSHFERRFVTPFGGVWEKLAQVAAIQGLGKCELQKSITGNVPQERLRRISEVLNKLEHKEKGIERIRPNWDKEIKYILEGNGGLIPVTVICDVFAEDTQNKKIYAFEIKAPLPNSDQTKVSKEKILKLLSMQPLQVDAAYFVLPYNPYGRKEDYKWTFPFRWFNMNQDKTVFIGEEFWDFIGGKGTYQLFISEINNLGKDYRERIYREYLGIEPPERNDDVKI; translated from the coding sequence ATGGCAAAAACCCCCCAAAAAATATCAGATGCGATTAAACAAGTTATTCAAACTCTTATGGACAGAGTTATGGATAATGTGCTCAACAATGACCCATTTATTGCCGATGAACACAGAGCCAAAAAACCTTTATACGCTGCTCTTGTTCCGGACGAAATTTTCAAAGGTTCGCATTTTGAAAGAAGGTTTGTAACTCCTTTTGGTGGGGTTTGGGAGAAATTAGCACAGGTTGCAGCCATCCAGGGATTGGGGAAATGTGAATTGCAAAAATCAATAACCGGAAATGTTCCTCAAGAAAGGTTGAGAAGAATTTCGGAAGTTCTAAATAAATTAGAGCACAAAGAAAAAGGAATTGAACGCATTAGACCTAATTGGGATAAAGAAATAAAATATATACTGGAAGGTAATGGAGGATTAATTCCAGTGACAGTTATTTGTGATGTGTTTGCAGAAGATACTCAAAACAAAAAAATCTATGCATTTGAAATCAAAGCACCATTACCTAACAGTGACCAAACTAAGGTAAGTAAAGAAAAAATTCTGAAATTACTTTCAATGCAACCTTTACAAGTAGATGCCGCCTATTTTGTTTTGCCTTACAACCCTTATGGCAGAAAAGAAGATTATAAATGGACTTTCCCTTTTAGATGGTTTAATATGAATCAAGATAAGACTGTTTTCATCGGTGAAGAATTTTGGGATTTTATCGGCGGAAAAGGAACTTATCAACTTTTTATTTCCGAAATAAATAATTTAGGGAAAGATTATCGTGAGAGAATTTACAGAGAGTATTTAGGAATTGAACCTCCTGAAAGAAATGATGATGTGAAAATATGA
- a CDS encoding DUF1697 domain-containing protein, translating to MHTYISVLRGINVSGKRVIKMDALKNSYADLGFTNIRTFIQSGNVIFQFKKYDQKKVADMIKKKISDDYGFEVPVIVKDSDGLKNVIRNNPFLSNQDVDPSLLHVTFLSAIPSKSELDKLKEYDYSPDVFIVKEDIVYLYISGGYGNTKLNNNFFENKLKVNATNRNWKTINELCRIAYNIGKD from the coding sequence GTGCATACTTACATTTCAGTATTAAGAGGTATAAACGTCAGCGGGAAAAGAGTAATTAAAATGGATGCGCTGAAGAACTCCTATGCTGATTTGGGTTTCACAAACATTCGTACTTTCATACAAAGCGGTAATGTAATTTTCCAATTCAAAAAATACGATCAAAAGAAAGTTGCAGATATGATTAAGAAAAAAATATCCGATGATTATGGCTTTGAAGTCCCTGTTATTGTCAAAGATTCCGATGGATTAAAAAATGTAATAAGAAATAATCCGTTTCTAAGTAACCAAGATGTTGACCCATCATTGCTCCACGTTACTTTTCTTTCAGCAATTCCCTCTAAGTCTGAATTGGATAAATTAAAAGAGTATGATTATTCCCCCGATGTATTTATTGTCAAAGAAGATATTGTCTATTTATACATTTCCGGGGGTTATGGCAACACTAAGTTAAACAATAATTTCTTTGAGAATAAACTAAAAGTAAACGCTACTAATCGCAACTGGAAAACTATTAACGAACTTTGTAGAATTGCTTATAATATCGGAAAAGATTAA